Proteins co-encoded in one Flavobacterium fluviale genomic window:
- a CDS encoding efflux RND transporter permease subunit — MNKFIKNIIAFSLKNKAFTFFWVGLLAVAGFISFKNMPIDAFPDVTNTQIIIITQWNGKSAEEVERFVTSPIEISMNSVQKKTSVRSITMFGLSVIKIIFDDGVDDTFARFQVNNLLKNVSLPDDVEPDVQPPYGPTGEIFRYIVKSDSRDSRELLTYQNWVIDKQLRALPGVADLNVFGGQTKTYEIGVDPIKLAKYNITPLQVYNAVNSGNINVGGDVIEKNGQAFVVRGVGLLKSRADIGNIIVDDAAGNPILVKNVADVYESSMPRVGQTGIGNNDDAVEGIVVMRKGENPQETLALIKAKIKDLNDNVLPKDIKIETFYDRDNLMNFTTETVMHNLFEGIVLVTCVVFLFMADWRTTFTVSIVIPLSLLFAFLCLKMMGMSANLLSLGAVDFGIIIDGAVVMVEGLFVVLDQRAHQLGMEKFNKIAKGSLIKKTGTEMGKAIFFSKLIIITALLPIFSFQKVEGKMFSPLAFTLGFALLGALIFTLTLVPVLSHILLNKNVKEKHNPFVNFWDRIVSKGFAWTFKHKVQTLIASIGLLAAVFFSAGFLGTEFLPQLNEGALWVTAELPMSTSLPESVKTAAMIRKDLESFPEVKNVLSQTGRSNDGTDPNGFGFIQLQVDLKPKAEWTRKISMDDLINEMDNKLKVHQGITYNYSQPVIDNVAESVAGFKASNAVKIYGDDLNKLDQLANEVLAQIKDIPGIKDAGILRNVGQPEISVILDREKMAAYGVTLSDAQAVLELAFGGKTATEKYEDEKKFDVRVRFSKEYRKDEKDLEEIKVPTISGIKIPLKEICDIKTITGPAFIYRDNTKRFIGVKFSVRDRDLGSTIAEAQAKVNKLKLPAGYTTGWTGEFENQVRASARLAQVVPISLIGIFVLLFILFGNFKDSLLVLANVPFAIIGGIIALHMTGMNFGISAGVGFIALLGICIQNGVILISEFHHNLKAKFSLEESIFMGVKARTRAVVMTALMASIGLLPAAISTGIGSESQKPLAIVIIGGLMTATVLTLLVFPILFWIFNRKKHVPIE; from the coding sequence ATGAACAAATTCATTAAAAATATTATTGCTTTTTCATTAAAGAATAAAGCATTTACCTTCTTTTGGGTTGGATTATTGGCTGTTGCTGGGTTTATTTCATTTAAAAATATGCCTATTGATGCTTTTCCAGATGTTACCAATACGCAGATTATTATAATTACACAGTGGAATGGAAAAAGTGCTGAAGAAGTAGAGCGCTTTGTTACTTCTCCTATAGAAATTTCAATGAACTCTGTTCAGAAAAAAACGAGTGTTAGAAGTATTACGATGTTTGGATTGTCTGTTATCAAAATTATTTTTGATGATGGCGTAGATGATACTTTTGCTCGTTTTCAAGTAAATAATTTACTTAAGAATGTTTCGCTTCCAGACGATGTAGAGCCAGATGTACAGCCACCTTATGGACCAACAGGGGAAATTTTCAGATATATTGTAAAAAGCGACAGCAGAGATAGTAGAGAATTATTAACCTACCAAAACTGGGTAATAGACAAGCAACTTCGTGCTCTTCCTGGTGTTGCCGATCTAAACGTATTTGGAGGTCAAACTAAAACTTATGAAATTGGTGTAGATCCTATTAAACTTGCTAAATACAATATTACTCCATTACAGGTTTACAATGCTGTTAACTCTGGAAACATCAATGTTGGCGGTGATGTGATTGAAAAAAATGGACAAGCTTTTGTTGTTCGAGGTGTTGGTTTATTAAAATCTAGAGCTGATATTGGAAATATTATCGTAGATGACGCGGCCGGAAATCCGATTTTAGTTAAAAACGTTGCTGATGTATACGAAAGTTCAATGCCAAGAGTAGGACAAACTGGAATTGGAAATAATGATGATGCAGTTGAAGGAATCGTTGTAATGCGAAAAGGAGAAAATCCGCAGGAAACACTGGCCTTGATAAAAGCAAAAATCAAAGATTTAAATGATAATGTTCTTCCAAAAGACATTAAAATTGAGACTTTTTACGATCGTGATAATTTAATGAATTTTACGACCGAAACTGTAATGCACAATTTATTCGAAGGAATTGTACTTGTTACCTGTGTAGTCTTTCTTTTTATGGCCGACTGGCGAACTACTTTTACAGTTTCTATCGTAATTCCGCTTTCCTTATTATTTGCATTTTTATGTCTTAAAATGATGGGAATGAGTGCTAACTTATTGAGTTTAGGTGCAGTCGATTTCGGAATTATCATTGACGGCGCCGTCGTAATGGTCGAAGGATTATTTGTGGTTTTAGACCAACGAGCGCATCAATTGGGAATGGAAAAATTTAATAAAATTGCAAAAGGAAGCTTAATCAAAAAAACAGGAACAGAAATGGGTAAAGCCATTTTCTTCTCCAAATTGATTATTATTACAGCTTTACTTCCAATTTTCTCTTTCCAGAAAGTAGAAGGGAAAATGTTCTCTCCCCTAGCCTTTACTTTAGGTTTTGCATTATTAGGAGCGCTTATTTTCACTTTAACTTTAGTTCCTGTCCTTTCACATATTTTATTAAACAAAAATGTAAAAGAAAAACATAATCCGTTTGTGAATTTTTGGGACAGAATCGTTTCTAAAGGTTTTGCGTGGACATTTAAGCATAAAGTACAAACTCTAATAGCTTCTATTGGGCTATTAGCAGCAGTATTTTTCTCTGCAGGTTTCTTAGGAACAGAATTTTTGCCACAATTAAATGAAGGAGCATTATGGGTTACGGCAGAATTACCAATGAGTACGTCGCTGCCAGAGAGTGTCAAAACAGCTGCAATGATTAGAAAAGACTTAGAAAGTTTTCCAGAAGTCAAAAATGTTTTATCGCAAACAGGACGAAGCAATGACGGTACGGACCCAAATGGTTTTGGATTTATTCAGCTTCAAGTTGATTTGAAACCAAAAGCAGAATGGACTCGAAAAATTTCCATGGATGATCTGATCAACGAAATGGATAATAAATTAAAAGTCCACCAAGGAATTACGTATAATTATTCGCAGCCGGTAATTGATAACGTTGCCGAGTCTGTTGCAGGATTTAAAGCTTCAAACGCGGTTAAAATTTACGGAGATGATTTGAATAAATTAGACCAGCTTGCCAATGAAGTTCTAGCACAAATTAAAGATATTCCAGGTATAAAAGATGCGGGAATTCTACGAAATGTGGGACAGCCTGAAATAAGCGTAATTCTAGATCGTGAAAAAATGGCGGCTTACGGCGTAACATTAAGCGATGCGCAAGCAGTATTGGAGCTAGCTTTTGGAGGAAAAACAGCAACTGAAAAATATGAAGACGAAAAGAAATTTGATGTTCGTGTTCGTTTTTCTAAAGAATATAGAAAAGATGAAAAAGATTTGGAAGAAATTAAAGTTCCAACAATCAGCGGTATCAAAATTCCTTTAAAAGAAATCTGCGATATTAAAACTATAACCGGCCCTGCTTTTATTTATAGAGATAATACAAAACGTTTTATCGGCGTTAAATTCTCTGTTCGTGATCGAGATTTGGGTAGTACAATTGCAGAAGCACAGGCAAAGGTTAATAAATTAAAATTACCTGCAGGTTACACAACTGGATGGACTGGAGAATTTGAAAATCAGGTTCGTGCGAGTGCGCGTCTGGCTCAAGTAGTACCAATCAGTTTAATTGGAATTTTTGTATTACTTTTTATTTTGTTCGGAAACTTTAAAGATTCTCTTCTGGTTTTAGCCAATGTTCCATTTGCCATAATTGGTGGAATTATCGCACTGCACATGACGGGAATGAATTTTGGAATATCAGCTGGAGTTGGTTTTATTGCTCTTTTAGGTATTTGTATTCAAAATGGAGTTATTCTAATATCTGAATTCCATCATAATTTAAAAGCCAAATTTAGTCTGGAAGAATCCATTTTTATGGGAGTTAAAGCCAGAACAAGAGCTGTAGTAATGACTGCATTGATGGCATCTATAGGATTGCTGCCGGCAGCAATTTCTACTGGAATTGGTTCAGAATCGCAAAAACCTCTTGCAATTGTAATTATCGGCGGACTTATGACTGCAACTGTTTTAACTTTATTAGTGTTTCCAATTTTATTCTGGATATTCAACAGAAAAAAACATGTACCCATTGAATAA
- a CDS encoding ankyrin repeat domain-containing protein: MKKSVIYLGLALVTFGNEAMASNGVSFVKNQVELGSYAANPLNVAISKGDIETVKKFIEYGADVNEMSDDDLTPLMIAARYNKHEIVKLLLASGARPSEKNEKGYTALKYAQLSNAAESIAILKDLK, from the coding sequence ATGAAAAAATCAGTTATTTATTTAGGATTAGCCCTAGTGACATTTGGAAATGAAGCTATGGCTTCAAATGGAGTTTCATTTGTAAAAAATCAAGTTGAGTTAGGAAGCTATGCAGCAAACCCATTAAATGTTGCAATAAGCAAAGGAGACATTGAAACTGTTAAAAAGTTTATCGAATACGGTGCAGACGTAAATGAAATGTCTGATGACGATCTTACACCATTGATGATCGCAGCACGTTACAATAAACATGAAATTGTAAAACTTTTATTAGCTAGCGGTGCACGTCCTAGTGAAAAAAATGAAAAAGGATATACTGCATTAAAATATGCGCAATTATCAAATGCTGCAGAATCAATCGCAATTCTGAAAGATTTGAAATAA
- a CDS encoding phosphoribosylaminoimidazolesuccinocarboxamide synthase has product MSNTITTTNFNFPNQKSVYRGKVREVYNINDELLVMVATDRLSAFDVVLPKGIPYKGQILNQIATKFMELTQDIVPNWLIATPDPNVAVGHLCEPFKVEMVIRGYLSGHAAREYAAGRKQICGVAMAEDLKENDKFPEPIITPTTKADNGSHDEDISREDILAKGIVSEEDYLVLEKYTRALFQRGTEIAASRGLILVDTKYEFGKTKDGVIVLIDEIHTPDSSRYFYADGYADRQEKGEEQKQLSKEFVRRWLIENGFQGQEGQQIPDMSDEYIESVSERYIELYENILGEKFVKADIDNIDQRINKNVLEYLSSK; this is encoded by the coding sequence ATGAGCAATACAATCACAACTACAAATTTTAATTTCCCGAATCAGAAATCAGTTTACCGCGGAAAAGTTAGAGAAGTTTATAATATTAACGACGAACTTTTGGTAATGGTAGCAACCGACAGACTTTCTGCTTTTGATGTAGTTTTGCCAAAAGGAATTCCATACAAAGGACAAATCTTAAATCAGATTGCTACTAAGTTTATGGAATTGACTCAAGATATTGTTCCAAATTGGTTAATTGCAACTCCAGATCCAAACGTTGCTGTTGGACATTTATGTGAGCCTTTTAAAGTAGAAATGGTAATTCGCGGTTATTTATCAGGGCATGCCGCTCGTGAATATGCAGCAGGAAGAAAACAAATCTGCGGTGTTGCTATGGCTGAAGATTTAAAAGAAAATGATAAATTTCCTGAGCCAATTATTACTCCAACTACAAAAGCAGATAATGGTTCTCATGACGAAGATATTTCTCGTGAAGATATTTTAGCTAAAGGAATTGTTTCTGAAGAAGATTATTTGGTTTTAGAAAAATATACCCGTGCTTTATTTCAAAGAGGAACTGAAATTGCGGCTTCACGTGGATTAATTTTAGTGGATACCAAATACGAATTCGGAAAAACAAAAGATGGTGTTATTGTTTTAATTGATGAAATTCATACACCAGATTCATCTCGTTATTTCTATGCTGACGGATATGCAGATAGACAAGAAAAAGGGGAGGAGCAAAAACAATTGTCTAAAGAATTTGTTCGCCGCTGGTTGATCGAAAATGGTTTTCAAGGGCAGGAAGGACAACAGATTCCAGATATGTCTGATGAATATATCGAATCTGTTTCTGAAAGATATATCGAATTGTATGAGAATATTTTAGGCGAAAAATTTGTAAAGGCTGATATTGATAATATTGATCAGCGTATTAATAAAAACGTATTAGAATATTTATCTTCTAAATAA
- a CDS encoding S9 family peptidase: MQAGVLFYEQNDNIFKYDTKAGTILQITNFSKGIKREVKEDTESFLAVQQKELFQFIRDKEAKKQWNLEKSKAVKSDFARQYFYGNDQFAGLQVNPNGNFATFILVEEPEIKREKMEVFITADGYNQSPETKEKVSTKNFVKTKFGIYSVAKDSVYYVNFSTLSHIQNTPKYYELYNNLKSKPKEDKLVIPQAPIYNEDGSLAIVEIRSQDNKDRWLVSLNLEKGIFEEIEHQHDEAWIAGPGIPSYSFSSGNLGFLADNETIYFQSEATGYSHLYTLNVKTKKKTQLTKGNWEVRDLILSKDRKTFYLTTNTTHAGNREFYKLTVGDGTLQPILTKNGAHEVILSPDEKSLLVRYSFKNIPWDFYIGDNKKNTVLQQISSSVSEDFKKYKWREPEVITFKAQDGTPVNARLYTPKTEIANKAAIIFVHGAGYLQNAHNFWSNYYREYMFHNLLTDLGYTVLDIDYRGSDGYGRDFRTGIYRFMGGKDLSDHLDGKKYLVEKYGIDPSRVGIYGGSYGGFITLMGMLTTPGEFKSGAALRSVTDWAHYNHGYTGNILNFPETDPEAYKKSSPIYYADNLKGNLVMLHGMVDDNVEYKDIVRLSQRFIELQKKNWTLASFPVEAHGFKETYSWIDEYSRILNLFNETLLKQ; encoded by the coding sequence GTGCAAGCTGGAGTATTATTTTATGAGCAAAATGACAATATTTTTAAATATGATACTAAGGCTGGTACTATTTTACAAATCACCAATTTCAGCAAAGGAATAAAAAGAGAGGTAAAAGAAGATACGGAATCTTTTCTAGCTGTGCAGCAAAAAGAATTATTTCAGTTTATAAGAGATAAAGAGGCGAAAAAACAGTGGAATCTTGAAAAAAGCAAAGCAGTAAAATCTGATTTTGCGAGGCAGTATTTCTATGGAAACGATCAATTTGCGGGACTTCAGGTAAATCCTAATGGTAATTTTGCCACTTTTATTTTGGTCGAAGAACCAGAAATCAAAAGAGAAAAAATGGAAGTTTTTATAACGGCTGATGGTTATAATCAAAGTCCTGAAACGAAAGAAAAAGTTTCGACTAAGAATTTTGTAAAGACAAAATTCGGAATTTATTCAGTGGCAAAAGATTCAGTTTATTATGTGAATTTTTCGACTTTAAGTCATATTCAAAATACACCAAAATATTATGAGTTATATAATAATTTAAAGAGCAAACCTAAAGAAGATAAATTGGTAATTCCTCAGGCGCCAATTTATAATGAAGATGGTTCACTTGCAATTGTAGAAATCAGAAGTCAGGATAATAAAGACCGATGGCTCGTAAGTTTAAATCTCGAAAAAGGCATTTTTGAAGAAATTGAACATCAGCATGATGAAGCTTGGATTGCTGGACCTGGCATCCCATCTTATTCCTTTTCTTCAGGAAATTTAGGTTTTTTAGCTGATAATGAAACTATTTATTTTCAATCTGAAGCCACGGGTTATTCACATTTATATACTCTGAATGTAAAAACTAAAAAGAAAACACAGCTTACAAAAGGAAATTGGGAAGTACGTGATCTCATTTTGTCTAAAGATAGAAAGACTTTTTATTTAACAACAAATACCACACATGCAGGAAACAGAGAGTTCTATAAACTTACTGTTGGAGATGGAACGTTACAGCCAATTTTAACTAAAAATGGCGCACACGAAGTAATTTTATCTCCAGACGAAAAATCGCTTTTGGTTCGTTATTCGTTTAAAAATATTCCTTGGGATTTTTACATAGGTGATAATAAAAAGAATACCGTTTTACAGCAGATTTCTTCTTCAGTTTCAGAAGATTTTAAAAAATACAAATGGAGAGAACCTGAAGTTATCACTTTTAAGGCGCAGGACGGAACGCCTGTAAATGCAAGATTATATACTCCAAAAACAGAAATTGCTAATAAGGCGGCAATAATTTTTGTGCACGGCGCGGGCTATCTTCAAAACGCACATAACTTTTGGAGTAATTACTATAGAGAATATATGTTTCATAATTTGCTGACCGATTTAGGATATACGGTTTTGGATATTGATTATCGAGGCAGTGATGGTTATGGACGTGATTTTAGAACTGGAATTTATCGTTTTATGGGAGGAAAAGATCTATCTGATCATCTAGATGGTAAAAAATATTTGGTAGAAAAATACGGTATTGATCCTAGCAGAGTTGGAATTTATGGCGGCTCTTACGGAGGTTTTATTACTTTAATGGGAATGCTGACAACTCCAGGCGAATTTAAATCGGGTGCAGCTTTACGTTCTGTAACTGACTGGGCGCATTACAATCACGGATATACAGGCAATATTTTGAACTTCCCTGAAACTGATCCAGAAGCCTATAAAAAAAGTTCACCCATTTATTATGCCGATAATTTGAAAGGAAATCTTGTTATGCTTCACGGAATGGTAGATGATAATGTTGAATATAAAGATATTGTGCGTTTGTCACAGCGTTTCATTGAGCTTCAAAAAAAGAATTGGACTCTCGCTTCGTTTCCTGTTGAAGCCCACGGTTTTAAAGAAACTTATTCATGGATAGATGAATACAGCAGAATCTTAAATTTATTTAATGAGACACTTCTAAAACAATAG
- a CDS encoding Cof-type HAD-IIB family hydrolase, whose amino-acid sequence MTKLKNIKVVVSDLDGTLLNPQHRISDYTKSIFQELHNQNYLIVVATGRHHLDAMAIIETLDVPVYLVSSNGARIHSPNKEELFAFNLDSDVVKAALNVEIDPAITVVLFKENVWQTNKWNERLNSFQAELKYRPELVDYKNLEDFGAIKIFFSCDDHEKLVKLKDDVLANSSEHLHHAFSLPTCLEFMDKSIDKAVAIEQVLEKEGYTLDQAVSFGDGFNDVQMLSASGKGLIMGNAPAVLKETLPDLEVIKTNAEDGVAKYIASKILDKEFAAS is encoded by the coding sequence ATGACAAAACTTAAAAATATAAAAGTTGTAGTAAGTGACCTCGACGGAACTTTACTCAACCCTCAACACAGAATTTCAGATTATACTAAATCTATTTTTCAAGAACTTCACAATCAAAATTACCTTATAGTTGTAGCAACTGGCCGTCATCACCTTGATGCAATGGCTATTATTGAAACACTTGATGTTCCAGTTTATTTAGTGAGTTCAAACGGAGCTAGAATTCATTCGCCTAATAAAGAAGAACTTTTTGCTTTTAACCTAGACAGCGACGTGGTTAAAGCGGCTTTAAATGTGGAAATCGACCCTGCAATTACAGTAGTTTTATTTAAAGAAAATGTTTGGCAGACCAACAAATGGAATGAAAGACTTAATTCTTTTCAAGCTGAATTAAAATACCGCCCAGAATTAGTGGATTATAAGAATCTTGAAGATTTTGGCGCGATTAAAATTTTCTTTTCATGCGACGATCATGAAAAATTAGTAAAATTAAAAGATGATGTTTTGGCCAATTCTTCAGAACATTTACACCACGCTTTTAGTTTGCCAACCTGTTTGGAATTTATGGATAAGTCTATAGATAAAGCAGTTGCAATTGAGCAAGTTTTGGAAAAAGAAGGTTACACTTTAGACCAGGCAGTTTCTTTTGGAGACGGATTTAATGATGTGCAAATGTTATCGGCATCTGGAAAAGGTTTAATTATGGGGAATGCTCCAGCAGTTTTAAAAGAAACTTTACCCGATTTAGAAGTTATTAAAACCAATGCAGAAGATGGTGTAGCAAAATATATCGCTTCAAAAATATTAGATAAGGAATTTGCGGCAAGTTAA
- a CDS encoding PhoH family protein: MNERIIELVDIAPKEFWGAQDSHLEIIKKYYPKLKIVARGTTLKAFGEKEVLDEFEKRFQRLMLHFTRYNNIDDNVIERVIMSDGQEDKRTYDHDKILVHGVGGKIIKAMTPNQQLLVDTIKKNDMVFAIGPAGTGKTYTGVAMAVKMLKDKEVKRIILTRPAVEAGENLGFLPGDMKEKLDPYMQPLYDALRDMLPNEKLEDYILKGIIQIAPLAFMRGRTLDNAFVILDEAQNTTHSQMKMFLTRMGKNAKFMITGDPGQVDLPRRTISGLKEAILVLKDIDGIGIIYLDDKDIVRHRLVKKVIDAYKQIENHD; this comes from the coding sequence TTGAACGAAAGAATAATCGAGCTAGTAGATATTGCTCCAAAAGAATTTTGGGGCGCACAGGACAGCCATCTAGAAATTATTAAAAAGTATTACCCAAAGCTTAAAATCGTAGCGCGAGGGACAACTTTAAAAGCATTTGGCGAAAAAGAAGTTTTAGATGAATTTGAAAAAAGATTTCAAAGATTAATGCTTCATTTCACACGATACAATAATATTGATGATAATGTAATTGAACGTGTAATCATGAGTGATGGTCAAGAAGATAAAAGAACTTACGATCATGACAAAATCTTAGTTCATGGTGTTGGCGGTAAGATTATCAAAGCGATGACGCCGAATCAGCAGTTGCTGGTTGATACCATTAAGAAAAATGATATGGTCTTTGCTATTGGTCCTGCTGGAACTGGAAAAACGTATACCGGTGTCGCTATGGCGGTTAAAATGTTAAAAGATAAAGAAGTAAAAAGGATTATTTTGACTCGTCCTGCAGTCGAAGCCGGTGAAAATCTCGGATTTCTGCCTGGGGATATGAAAGAAAAACTTGATCCCTACATGCAGCCGCTTTACGATGCGCTGCGTGACATGCTTCCCAACGAAAAACTCGAAGATTACATTTTAAAAGGAATTATTCAGATTGCACCGCTTGCATTTATGCGTGGCCGAACGCTGGACAATGCCTTTGTAATCCTAGATGAAGCCCAGAATACAACCCACTCGCAAATGAAAATGTTTTTGACCCGTATGGGTAAAAACGCCAAATTTATGATTACGGGCGATCCTGGTCAGGTCGATTTACCACGAAGAACTATTTCTGGTCTGAAAGAAGCAATTTTGGTTCTAAAAGATATTGACGGAATCGGAATTATTTATCTTGATGATAAAGATATTGTTCGCCATAGATTGGTTAAAAAGGTAATTGACGCCTACAAGCAAATAGAGAATCACGACTAA
- a CDS encoding SAM hydrolase/SAM-dependent halogenase family protein translates to MSIITLTTDYGLKDHFVGSLKGKILSENPEVQIIDISHDIDPFNTAEASYVIGASYLSFPKGTVHLIGVDIERNKENQHIAMQWNDHYFICADNGILSMLTQKIVPQKIVAINIHDRFPIESTDMDIFIQVASHLSKGGLLNVIGKEITSIKEATELQAIIADDGNSIKGYIIYIDHFGNVVTNISKKQFLEVSRGRQYEIVMKPKNIKTILPNYSAIATSDKYPIKTYEGEKLAIFNEAGFLEIAIFRSNPSKVGSASSLLGLNYRDVITIKFS, encoded by the coding sequence ATGTCAATAATTACCCTTACTACAGACTACGGCTTAAAAGATCACTTTGTGGGGTCGCTGAAGGGTAAAATACTTTCTGAAAATCCAGAGGTTCAAATAATTGACATTTCTCACGACATTGATCCCTTTAATACTGCAGAAGCCAGTTATGTAATTGGTGCCTCTTATTTAAGCTTCCCAAAAGGAACTGTACACCTTATTGGGGTCGATATTGAACGGAATAAAGAGAATCAGCATATCGCCATGCAGTGGAATGACCACTATTTTATTTGTGCCGATAATGGAATTCTGAGCATGCTTACGCAGAAGATCGTACCGCAAAAGATTGTTGCGATCAATATTCATGATCGTTTCCCTATAGAATCAACAGATATGGATATTTTTATTCAGGTGGCTTCTCACTTATCAAAAGGCGGTTTATTGAATGTAATTGGCAAAGAAATCACTTCAATAAAAGAAGCAACTGAACTTCAAGCAATTATTGCCGACGACGGAAATTCTATAAAAGGCTATATAATTTATATTGATCATTTCGGAAACGTGGTCACTAATATTTCAAAGAAACAATTCTTGGAAGTTTCACGCGGACGCCAGTATGAAATTGTAATGAAACCTAAAAATATCAAAACGATTTTACCTAATTATTCGGCTATTGCAACTTCTGATAAATATCCGATTAAAACGTATGAAGGAGAAAAACTGGCTATTTTTAATGAAGCTGGTTTTCTTGAAATCGCTATTTTTAGAAGTAATCCATCTAAAGTAGGTTCTGCCAGTAGCTTGTTAGGATTGAATTATCGTGATGTGATTACAATTAAGTTTTCGTAA
- a CDS encoding putative quinol monooxygenase — MFVRIVKMSFHEEKVPDFLENFESVKEKIRNAEGNRFLELYQDKNDKCIFFTYSYWETEADLENYRNSELFNTVWNFTKKLFNAKPEAWSVDKLVSLK; from the coding sequence ATGTTTGTCAGAATAGTAAAAATGAGTTTTCATGAAGAAAAAGTTCCTGATTTTCTGGAGAATTTTGAATCCGTGAAAGAAAAAATAAGAAATGCTGAGGGAAATCGTTTTTTAGAATTGTATCAGGATAAAAATGACAAATGCATCTTTTTTACTTACAGCTATTGGGAAACTGAAGCTGATTTGGAAAATTATAGAAATTCTGAGCTTTTTAATACGGTTTGGAATTTTACAAAAAAGTTATTCAATGCAAAGCCAGAAGCGTGGAGCGTGGATAAATTGGTTAGTTTAAAATAG
- the gldF gene encoding gliding motility-associated ABC transporter permease subunit GldF, producing MKSIILREIKSFFGSPIGYLVIAIFLISNGLFLWVFEGDYNILNTGYADLTPFFTLAPWILIFLIPAVTMRSFSDEKKQGTLELLLTKPLSIWEIVNGKFFGSFLLIILAIIPTLIYVKVISDLGFPEGNIDMGSTIGSYFGLLFLIASYSAIGIFTSTLSENQIVAFIIAVFLCFFLYFGFEGLSSLIPGSNNFVSVLGMQNHFKSMSRGVIDTRDVIYFLSITIAFLCFTVYQLKSYKA from the coding sequence ATGAAATCAATCATTTTAAGAGAAATAAAATCCTTTTTTGGCTCTCCTATCGGCTATTTGGTCATTGCGATTTTTTTAATCAGCAACGGACTATTTTTATGGGTATTTGAAGGAGATTACAATATCCTGAATACAGGTTATGCCGATTTAACTCCGTTTTTCACTTTAGCACCTTGGATTTTAATCTTCTTAATTCCAGCCGTAACTATGAGAAGTTTCTCTGACGAAAAGAAACAAGGTACTTTAGAATTGTTACTGACAAAACCTTTATCCATTTGGGAAATTGTAAACGGAAAATTTTTCGGATCTTTTCTATTAATTATTTTGGCAATTATTCCAACCCTAATTTATGTAAAAGTAATTTCAGATTTAGGTTTTCCAGAAGGGAACATTGATATGGGAAGCACGATTGGTTCTTACTTCGGATTGTTATTTTTAATCGCTTCTTATTCAGCAATCGGGATCTTCACTTCTACCCTTTCAGAAAATCAGATTGTCGCTTTTATTATTGCTGTTTTCTTATGCTTTTTCTTGTATTTTGGTTTTGAAGGTCTAAGTTCTTTAATTCCTGGTTCAAACAATTTTGTTTCAGTTTTAGGAATGCAGAATCATTTTAAAAGCATGAGCCGTGGTGTAATTGATACACGCGATGTTATTTATTTTTTAAGCATTACAATCGCTTTTCTATGTTTTACTGTTTACCAATTAAAATCTTATAAAGCGTAA